The sequence CGACAAGCCCTGAGTGATTACAAGCAGTTAGAACAGCAACAAAGgtggtttgatttggtttgagTCCCtcctttatcatttttctatagACACCAACAGCTTGATGCCCATGACCATGCATCCCATAACCTGTTATCATTGAGTTCCATAGAATAACATCTCTAGAGATGGACCCAGTGCTGAAGATCTTCTCTGCAGAATTTATCTTTCCACACTTGGCATACATATCAATCAGGGCTGTCATGTTAACCACATCAAATGCATAGCCATGGCGTATTAAATGCGCATGGACACTTCTTCCTTTCTTCAAGGAGCCCATGTGGGCACAAGAATGGATTAAACTAACAAGAGTGACAGAATTGGCTACAACGCCCTCTTCTTGCATCTGACTAAATAACTTCAGAGCTTTTTCTGCATGCCCATTCTGTGCTAACCCTACTAGCATGGCAGTCCAAGTAATCACATTCCTAACCTTCATTCGGTCAAAAACAAAGGATGCTTGCTTCAAGGCACTGCATTTAGAATACAAATCAAGAATTGCTGTAGACAAAATGAGATTTGAATTCAGACCTTTCCTATATATACAACCATGGATGATTTTTCCACCATCTAAATCAGCTGTTTGAGCACAACCCTGAAGGAGGCTAACTACAGTTCCTGaatcaaacccaccaccacttaCTACCAACCTTTGAAAGAGGTCAACAGCTTCTCGCACCAACCCATTTTGAACAAATCCTGAGATCATCGCATTCCATGAAACCAAATTTCTAATAGGCATGCTAACAAAAACCAATTGAGCACTTTCAACATCACCCATCTTACTATACATATCAACTAATGAGGTAAGCACCAAAACATCATAACCCATTCCTAATCCAAATACACACCCATGAACACGTtttccaagtttcaaatttcttgTTTCTATACAAGCTTGAATTATGCTTGCCATAGTTACCTGACTTGGCCTAATCCCCAAACGGTGCATAtcaaaaaacaaaccaaaagccTCATTAAAATGGTGTGCCTGCACGTATCCACCTATCATCGAATTCCAACAAACTACATCCCTTTCAGGCATTGCATCAAAGACTCTTCGTGCTTCATCAATACTACTAAATTTCACCAAGAAATTAATCATTGAACTCCCCAAAAACCGATCACTTTCAACCCCTTTCTCAACTGCTTTCCTTATTACTTCCCTACCCATTTCATAATCTAACAATCCCACGCATGCCTTGAGCGCATAATTACAGGTATAACTATCAATTGCCAAATTGCAAGACCCCATCATTTTAAACAACTCAAGGGTCTCACTGTACCACTCATTTCTCAAATACCCACCAACCATGGCATTGCATAGAATGGTTTTTGGCTGGGGAAATTGATCAAACACGTGGCGGGCATCGCCCACATGACCCAAATCACAATACGCCTTAACAAGTTTTGTAGCCAAAAATTGGTCTTTGGAGACAGAATTGGTGATAATCTGAGCATGGATGGATTTGGCGTGGAAAAGGCCACGTGGGTATTCCTGCAAAAGCCACAAGAATCTGGAAACAATGAAAGGTGATTGAGTAAATTGGGCATCAATGAAGGAAGTAGTAAAAGTACGTAAGGTGTAGGAGTGGATGAGTCTGAAGGGTGGTTTGGGGTTAAAAATTCTGGTGTGAAAATGAAGAGAAGGCATGAAGGAGAAGAGTAGAGAGTGGAGTTTGgttcaagtgttgaagtcataaAGCAACTACTCTGTGTTTCTGAGCAAAAAGCGCGAAAATATGCTTTGCATTTTGAAACTAAAGAAAGAGTGACGATTACCAAGTCCagatcaaattttttgttttctaaaatcTAAACTAAAATGTGTTTGCCGTAGTATTCATAAGTTCATAACCCACTCAATAGAATTAGAGCATTTGTAATTTCACTATTTTAGTATATGAACAAAACTATTTCTATTTTATGTGAcaacttgtttctcaaaaaaaaaaaaaatttatgtaacaatttttttttcttgagaaggaTATAAGAGATAAGTTAGTTGGGCAAAATGTGgagctttttctattttgcaaagATTAATAtgaatgcttttaaaattttttttttttaatagaaaaagtaTTATTGGTGTTTTAGTCTGATGATATCatctataggttgaaactctctaaaaaaaagttatataaaattgtgtaaaaataaatgattgTTATTATAACTATGTAAAATTATAAGAATgctatctttaatttttaatttttaattttttaaaatacacttaAGTCAAGTtatgtaaaattgtgtaaaaataaatgattgTTATTATAACTATGTAAATTTATAGGATTGctatctttaaattttaatttttcttaaagtttttttttggaactatttttttttcttaaagttgACGTTGGttgttgtatataaaaaaaaaatattttaataaattatagtgtaaaatatataatctaattattatttgtttttgaaaagtaaatatataaatagaaaaagcaGGGTACTCCTAACTATGCTCGGAAAGCAAGcaaaaccaacaaaagaaaGCACGTGTCTATAAGTTTTATCTAAAGAAAGAGTAGGTTGGGGGTACAATAGTAAATAAACCACCCATGggagtttgaaattttttgctCCTAAACCGACTTCGGGAAAATCTCTATATATAGGCACTAACGGCTCCTAAAAAAACTGCATGAAACACCAAACCTGACCAGTTTCTGTTCTCACAACAATAGCCTATGTTTGTGTCCATGGCTGATTACACGAGAAAGTGCAAGAAATCCCCTTCAATGTTAGAGTTTCTTACTCTGCGCCCTTTGCCATACGCTCATGCCCTGCTATTCTTGGTCATAATCTCCATGTTTCTTGGTATTTCTTGGCGTTTCAACCGCAAGTACTGCGTCAAGAAATCTGCTTTAGGATCACAGATGGATTGGGTAGTCCGAGCAACCCCGCTTGTGTTGATGATCACCTTGCATTTTTCGGCCTCCTCGGAGATTTCCAAACTCAAGCCTCAGATGATGGGAATGGAAGTCGACAACAACAATTCAAGAAACCATTGCTGCTCGTTCAAGAAAGGGTTAAAGACTTGGGCTCTTGCCGTGTTCATTGCATTCTTGGTTTTCTTGGCAAAATACCAACATATTGTTCAGAAGAAGACTTGGTTTTTcaagtgattttattttattttttttgtccatattgcttttcttttctaccAATTTGTACATcaatttttggttatttttggtTAGGATATATCATATAGAAAGCTTTTTGTACCGTGATTACACGTTTACGAATTTTCTAATAAAAGCTCCCAGgtttcattctaaaaaaaagaaaaaagaaaaaaaaaaggtttttgaaTGAAACCCTTGATTGCACAGATATTCATGCGCTGTTTATGCGGTATGGACagataagaataaaaatttgtgaaatgaaataattcagtctatttttaatattagtaACTTGGTAGATTTTTTTATGTGGGGTAGTAGAATTTCAAGTAAGGTAATTACACCATGTGTCATAGTATGGTCGAGAATGGTAGTTACTATGTCGAGGAGTCTACGTCCTCGAATTCTATGATCACGTCATCAAAGGAGGCCTTACTGTACAGAAAGAGCTTTGAGAAGGGGACTAGCATTGACATGATTGAAGAGCTTAGGGCTGTAAATGAACTAAGTTGTTTATAAACAGTTCGGGCTTGACTCGATAAAAAGCtcgtttatgtttgtttgtttataaacaagctAAACTTAAgctttagttttaggcttgtttaataaaagAGCCGAGTCCGagtgaaaaatattgttcatgaacaaactCGTGAACACCAAGGCTCAAtacaaaagtaataaaataagttgagtCTAAgcttatttatgagtttggtaataaaattgatatggGCTTGACAAGTAAACTCATATCTTTCtaaaactttaattaattataagttgaaATCATTCATCCAAACCAAATAGGTTAGATAATAAATTTGATATAGGCTTGATAATATACTTATGttggatctcaagctcaaaagcatGATATCGAGCTCgagcttggcttgactaatAAATCAAGTCAAGCCGAGCCAAGCCGAGCCGAGCTCAAGCTTTTATACTTTATGATGAGCTCAAGTTTGAACATTATTTGTAGGCTCGTAtcaagctcaagccaagcttgaaTATTCTATTTTTGCTGTCGAGCTGAGCTTGAACATTCACTATTTGACAAAACTCGGCTCGTTTATAGCCCTGGAAGAGCTGgtggctgccaccacatttaatgcattcTACCAAAcattctggccgcatttatgtgaaGAAGACCCTTGAATAATGCTGCCTTGGTTGCCGCATCTCATAGGGGTTCAGGGAAGGTGCCTGATGGGACTAGTACTTGAGTGGTGGTCTGcgtgatcaacaaatggaaggtCAGGATCATCTAAAAGGGATCTATATAAGATAGAAGGTCCCCCAGAGACAAATGATGGGAAAAAATAGCAGATAAGTACACTGTAGTGCAAAAAACTAAGATTGTAAACAAATCTCATAgtgatatattcaagaacaatCTCCTCAGACTAGACCGAAGAGAATTGTCCTTCACAATATCGTGGTTACCTTCTATTTTTCCTTGTTTCCTTGCTATTTTTGGCCCATAGTAAGTGTTATCTCACCCATAAAAGCCCAGTCTGAgagcccactctctaacaaattcattgtgttgggctattTGGGTTTGGCTCCTCCAGTCGTTTGGACTCAGGAGCTAAATCCAATCCCAACATTTTATTATGCAAATTAAGGCggaattttttggataaaatattttgatatataaactttaaataattttttttaatccttaaacttttgtaaaatattttttaatagtttagagataaaaataagaatgtattttttttaataatagttttgggacgaaaataaatttttggtaaaatctatggataaaaagtaaaacattttcaatagtttggggacaaaaaataaacttcttaaaatttaaggaataaaaataaacattttgtGAAGTTTGgggactaaaataatattttactatttttttttttgaaatgtccaTTACGCTATTTCGTGCAAACCCTACTAGAATGACAGTCCAAAGTAATCACATTTAAGGTTTATTTGGGAttcgtttattttgttaaaactgaaaAGTTTTTGCTGAatgtactgtaaataaaggtaaaagttagctgaaattaTATAgtaggactcatgaatagtaccaaaaagtgctgTGGGGTcatgaatagtataaaaaataagctgagtaataaaataagttgactttTTAAGTTGGAGCCAAACGCACACTCATTTGGCCAAAAACAAAGGATGCCTTGTTCATGGCACCACATTTAGAATTCAAATCAATAATTGCAATATACAAATTGAGATTTGAGTTTAGTCGTTTTCTAAAAATACAACCATGGATTATTTTCCCACCATCCAAATAAGTTGTTTGAGCAAAAAACCCGAAGAAGCCTAACCGTGGTTCCTAAATCATATTAAAAACCAATTGAGCAATTTCAACATCACCATATTTCTACACATATCAATCAATGAGGTAAGAACCAAAACATCATAACCCATTCCTAATCCAAATACAACCCCTTGAACACattttccaaatttcaaatttcttgtTTCTATGCAAGCTTGAATTATACTTCAACATCAGCACCAGCATTGACAAGCCTACTCCCCAAACGATACATATCAAAAAACAGACGAAAAGCCTCATTAACATCAGCATCATAACCCCTTTTAAAAGCAACTTAACCTTCATTGGCTCGTCTACATCATGGAGAACACAACTGGTATTTGGTACATAACCAGAAGCCTCAGCCTCCAGCCTTAAGAGTTCCAAAAATCGATGAATATGAATCTAATTTGTATGAGAAtcatctccaaaaaaaaatgtgtagacCTAGTTTCCGAATTCAATTAAACTATATTCAGGTGTTTTCTTAGGTTCCATGTCCTCATCTGGccttgaatttaattaatttaaagaatCCCATCTCCTTGCTTCAGCATAAATATTtgataacacaaaataaaaattccaggATTTGCGGAATCTAGATGAAGTAATTTATTTGCAGTTTGTATACCATATCAATGTTTTTATGAGTTCGACGTCCACTCAGAAAAGCTTCAAGCACAACACTGCCTGGTTCAAAAGGTATTTATTTGACCATTGCTTCAGCTTCCTTTAGACAGCCTGCCCAGCCAAGAAGATTAATAATACAAGTATAGTGTTTCTTGCTAGGCCTATTGTTGTGGTCTCTTTACATTCTGTGAAACAAGGTAAAGCCCTCTTCCACAAGCCCCGAGTGATTACAAGCAGTTAGAACAGCAACAAATGTGGTTTGATTTGGCTTGATGAGTCCCtcctttatcatttttttatagacACCATCAGCTTGATGCCCATGACCATGCATCCCACAGCCTGTTATCATTGAGTTCCACAAAATAACATCACTAGAGATGGATCCCGTGCCAAAGACCATTTCTGCAGAATTTATCGTTTTACACTTGGCATACATATTAATTAGGGCTGTCATGTTAACCGCATCAAATGCATAGCCATGGCGAATTAAATATGGGCATCAGAATGGATTAAACACAAGAGTATACAGAATTGGCTGAAACTCCCTCTTCTTGCCTCGAGTAAATAACTTCAGGGCATCTTCGGCATGTTCATTTTGTGCTAATTCTACCACTATGGCAGTCCAAGTAATCACATtcctatttttcattttgtcaaAAACAATTGATGCCTGCTTCAAGGCACCACATTTAGAATACAAATCGAAAATTGCAGTAGACAAATTGGATTTAGACCTTTTCTATATATACATCCATAAATGATTTTTCCACTACCCAAATCAGCTGTTTGAGCACAACTTTGAAGAAGGCTAACTCCACTTAATACCAACCTTTGAAAGAGGTCAACAGCTTCTCACACCAACCCATTTTAAACAAATCCTGGGATCATCACTTTCCatgaaatcaaatttctcaTGGGCGTGctaataaaaactgattgagcACTTTCAACATCACCCATCTTACCATTCATATCAACCAATGAGATAAGCACCAAAACATCATAACCCATTCCTAATCCAAATACACACCCGTGAACAAATtttccaagtttcaaatttcttgTTTCCATATAAGCTTGAATTATACTTGCCATAGTTACCTGACTTGGTCTAATTCCCAAACGATGCATTtcaaaaaacaaaccaaaagccTCATTAAAATGGTGTGCCTGCATGTATCCACCTATCATCAAATTCCAACAAATTACTTCCCTTTCAGCCATTGCATCAAATACTCTTCGCGCTTCATCAATACTATTAAATTTCACCAAGAAATTATTCATTGAACTCCCCAAAAAGTACTGATCGCTTTCAACCTCTTTGTCAACTGCTTTCCTTATAACTTCCCCACCCATTTCAAAATCTAAGAATCCCATGGATGCCTTAGCGCATAATTACATGCATAACTATCAATTGCCAATTGTATGACCCCATTATTTTAAACAACTCATGGGTCGCACTGTACCACTCATTTCTCAAATACCCACCAACTATGGCATTACATAGAATGGTTTTTGGCTGGGAAAATAGATCAAACACCTTGCGGGCATCGCCCACATGACCCAAATCACAATATGCCTTAACAAGTTTTGTAGccaaaaattggtttttggaTACAGAATTGGTGATAATCTGAGCATGGATGGATTTGACGTGGAATAGGCCATCTGGGTATATTCCTGCAAAAGCCACAAGAATCTGGAAACAATGGAGGATGATTGATAGGATTGGGCATCAATGAAGGAAGTAGTAAAATTACGTAAGGTGTACGAGTGAATGAGTCTGAAGGGTGTTTTGGGGCTGAAATTTCTGGTGTGAAAATGAAGAGAAACAAACCCAATGACAGGTTatttaaaattgtgtataaaataCTGTAACAGTTTTAAGCTAGCATTTatcatttatgattttattttttattcatttttattctataaaattttcaaagaaaaaaaaaagtaaattgtggttgttgtttgtgaaaataaattaaaagaatattttttagtaaaatacaGTAAATATGGATaatataatatgttttattttaaaaagtaaggACATTATTACTAAAAAATGCTCTAAAAGACAAGCATAACCACGGAAAAAAAAAGCACGTTTCTATTAGTACTATCCAAAGGAAGAGTGGGTGGGGTAGAAAAGTAAATAAACCACCATGAgagtttgaaattttgcatCTATTCCGACTTTGGAAAATCTCTAACGGCTCCTAAAAAAACTACATGAAACACTAA comes from Castanea sativa cultivar Marrone di Chiusa Pesio chromosome 3, ASM4071231v1 and encodes:
- the LOC142627543 gene encoding pentatricopeptide repeat-containing protein At3g12770-like, with amino-acid sequence MPSLHFHTRIFNPKPPFRLIHSYTLRTFTTSFIDAQFTQSPFIVSRFLWLLQEYPRGLFHAKSIHAQIITNSVSKDQFLATKLVKAYCDLGHVGDARHVFDQFPQPKTILCNAMVGGYLRNEWYSETLELFKMMGSCNLAIDSYTCNYALKACVGLLDYEMGREVIRKAVEKGVESDRFLGSSMINFLVKFSSIDEARRVFDAMPERDVVCWNSMIGGYVQAHHFNEAFGLFFDMHRLGIRPSQVTMASIIQACIETRNLKLGKRVHGCVFGLGMGYDVLVLTSLVDMYSKMGDVESAQLVFVSMPIRNLVSWNAMISGFVQNGLVREAVDLFQRLVVSGGGFDSGTVVSLLQGCAQTADLDGGKIIHGCIYRKGLNSNLILSTAILDLYSKCSALKQASFVFDRMKVRNVITWTAMLVGLAQNGHAEKALKLFSQMQEEGVVANSVTLVSLIHSCAHMGSLKKGRSVHAHLIRHGYAFDVVNMTALIDMYAKCGKINSAEKIFSTGSISRDVILWNSMITGYGMHGHGHQAVGVYRKMIKEGLKPNQTTFVAVLTACNHSGLVEEGITLFHGMEREHNIRPSEKHYACIVDLLGRANRLEEAEGIVKQIPFEPGSVVLEALLSGCRTHKNIDMGVRTADKLLHLDSMNPGIYVVLSNIYAEASRWDAVNYIRGLMRTRGLRKTPGYSLIEVGNHVFTFFAGDDSHPNWAHIHRFLESLRLEVEASGYVPDTSCVLRDVDEPMKIKLLWGHSERLAIAFGLLNTPAGSLIRITKNLRVCSDCHAVTKYISNIVKREIIVRDANRFHHFLDGKCSCNDYW